TTGTCGAGGCGCACGACGAAGATGACGCAGCTCTGTTGCCTGTCGTGAATTCGCCCCGCATGGGCGTCTGCGCCTACGCGGGGCCCCGGAACAATCGGTACGAGATCCGGCCGACTTGACTTGTCGGAGACACCCATCTCTCATTTCATCGCGCACTGGGACCGGACGTTTAGCTATGCGAAGCGAGTGAGCGAAAGGTGGTGTGACATGGACCCTCATCCGCGCCCGCGGAGATCTGGCGAGTATGGGCTCACGCCGGAAAAGGTTCATTGACACGGGGTCTTGAGCGCGCTTTGGGCGATGCCCGCGCCATCGTGGGGCTTGGACGCAGACTTCCATGTCTGCATGCCCACGACGTATCCGGAGGTGTCGAGTATCGGCGCTCCCGACTCTCCTTGTTGCGCCGGGGTTGCGTAGCGCAGGGCGACGATGGGCGTCCCGTCGGAGGCCTTGAAGAGGCTGAGGACCCGGCCGGGCTGCGTCATGAGTGTTGGAGGGCCCACGCTGAAAGTATACCCCAGGGTCTCAACCTGCTGTCCGGCGACGGGATCGCGGCCGGCGAACGCGAGCGCGGGAAACGCCGGCAGCGGCCCGGTGTGAGGGCGCCACTGCCGCCCCTGCACCTGGACGACCTGGCCGGCCGGGGCCGGACCGAGGCGCACCTCCGCGATATCCCTGCGTGGGTGGACCGGTTGAGTGTCATCGAGCGTCTGATAGGCGGGAAGCGCAGACGCGCACGTCACCGACGCTGAGAACCACTCGCCGTTCCATAGG
This genomic interval from bacterium contains the following:
- a CDS encoding serine protease, with translation MAPLSGSGARSAGAHRAVWWAGFLGVALTLGLAPAHHASEAQGMSGSGGVVALLDVAAAAAGQSAFGSGFFIGSDGTVLTNAHVVLGFLRDPGRYRLIALWNGEWFSASVTCASALPAYQTLDDTQPVHPRRDIAEVRLGPAPAGQVVQVQGRQWRPHTGPLPAFPALAFAGRDPVAGQQVETLGYTFSVGPPTLMTQPGRVLSLFKASDGTPIVALRYATPAQQGESGAPILDTSGYVVGMQTWKSASKPHDGAGIAQSALKTPCQ